In a single window of the Cupriavidus sp. P-10 genome:
- a CDS encoding tripartite tricarboxylate transporter substrate-binding protein → MKRVAKTIAAALAVSAMGVAAGAYAQEFPGGKPISAVVPFSAGGPTDKVSRELTAIMSKHLGATIVIENLGGAGGTIGAKKVAQAKNDGHTVLIHHIGMATAPALYRNLGFDPLKDFEMVGEIADVPMILVGNKQLPPNTFKDLLPYIKANAAKLSLANAGIGSASHLCGLLFQSAIQTELTTVPYKGAAPALTDILGGQVNLLCDQTTNLAGHLKANSVKPYAAMQARRVEAFKDIPTAGEQGMPNVEVKVWHAMYAPKGTPKPVIDKLTAALQKAVTDPAFRAKMAELGAEAVPAQRATPESLRTYLTAEINKWTPVIKKAGVYAD, encoded by the coding sequence ATGAAACGAGTGGCAAAGACGATCGCGGCCGCGCTGGCAGTCAGCGCGATGGGTGTGGCGGCAGGCGCGTACGCGCAGGAATTCCCGGGCGGCAAGCCCATTTCGGCCGTGGTGCCGTTCTCGGCGGGCGGCCCGACCGACAAGGTTTCGCGCGAGCTGACCGCGATCATGTCCAAGCACCTGGGTGCGACCATCGTGATCGAAAACCTCGGCGGCGCCGGCGGCACCATTGGCGCCAAGAAGGTGGCCCAGGCCAAGAACGATGGCCATACCGTGCTGATCCACCATATCGGCATGGCTACGGCCCCGGCGCTGTACCGCAACCTGGGCTTCGATCCGCTGAAGGACTTCGAGATGGTCGGTGAAATCGCCGACGTGCCGATGATCCTGGTCGGCAACAAGCAGCTGCCGCCGAACACCTTCAAGGACCTGCTGCCGTACATCAAGGCCAACGCCGCCAAGCTGTCGCTGGCCAACGCCGGCATCGGCTCGGCCTCGCACCTGTGCGGCCTGCTGTTCCAGAGCGCGATCCAGACCGAGCTGACCACCGTGCCGTACAAGGGCGCGGCGCCGGCGCTGACGGATATCCTGGGCGGCCAGGTCAACCTGCTGTGCGACCAGACCACCAACCTGGCGGGCCACCTGAAGGCAAACTCGGTCAAGCCGTACGCCGCCATGCAGGCGCGCCGCGTGGAAGCCTTCAAGGACATCCCGACCGCGGGCGAGCAGGGCATGCCGAACGTGGAAGTGAAGGTCTGGCACGCCATGTACGCACCGAAGGGCACGCCCAAGCCGGTAATCGACAAGCTCACGGCCGCGCTGCAGAAGGCCGTGACCGACCCGGCCTTCCGTGCCAAGATGGCCGAGCTGGGCGCCGAGGCGGTGCCGGCACAGCGCGCCACGCCGGAATCGCTGCGCACCTACCTGACCGCCGAAATCAACAAGTGGACCCCGGTGATCAAGAAGGCCGGCGTCTACGCGGACTGA
- the hslV gene encoding ATP-dependent protease subunit HslV, protein MEQYHGTTIVSVRRGNQVALGGDGQVTLGNIVMKGTARKVRRIYNGKVLVGFAGSTADAFSLLDRFEAKLEKYQGNLTRAAVDLAKDWRSDRALRRLEAMLITADRDTTLVITGNGDVLDPEGGIAAIGSGGAYAQSAAKALIENTELSPKDVVEKALTIAGELCIYTNTNFVIETLE, encoded by the coding sequence ATGGAACAGTATCACGGCACTACCATCGTCAGCGTCCGCCGCGGCAACCAGGTCGCACTCGGCGGTGATGGTCAGGTCACTCTCGGCAATATCGTGATGAAGGGCACCGCACGCAAGGTGCGCCGCATCTACAACGGCAAGGTGCTGGTCGGGTTTGCCGGCAGCACGGCCGATGCATTCTCGCTGCTGGACCGCTTCGAGGCCAAGCTGGAGAAGTACCAGGGCAACCTGACCCGCGCCGCGGTCGACCTGGCCAAGGACTGGCGTTCGGACCGCGCGCTGCGCCGGCTTGAAGCCATGCTGATCACCGCCGACCGCGACACCACGCTGGTCATCACCGGCAACGGCGACGTGCTCGACCCCGAGGGCGGCATCGCCGCGATCGGCTCGGGTGGCGCGTATGCGCAGTCGGCCGCGAAGGCGCTGATAGAGAACACCGAGCTGTCGCCGAAGGACGTGGTCGAGAAAGCGCTGACCATCGCCGGCGAGCTCTGCATCTACACCAATACCAACTTCGTCATCGAGACGCTGGAATAA